A genomic region of Tsukamurella pulmonis contains the following coding sequences:
- a CDS encoding DUF3263 domain-containing protein: protein MEGAGAAAQNTVRTDAQPVDERGEDGLTRREHDILAFERQWWKYAGAKEDAIKELFGLSATRYYQVLNALVDTPEALAADPMLVKRLRRVRASRQKARAARKLGFEIT from the coding sequence ATGGAGGGCGCCGGTGCGGCCGCGCAGAACACGGTCCGAACTGACGCGCAGCCCGTCGACGAGCGCGGCGAGGACGGCCTGACCAGGCGCGAACACGACATCCTGGCCTTCGAGCGCCAGTGGTGGAAGTACGCGGGCGCCAAGGAGGACGCGATCAAGGAGCTCTTCGGGCTCTCCGCGACGCGCTACTACCAGGTGCTCAACGCCCTGGTCGACACGCCCGAGGCGCTGGCCGCCGACCCCATGCTCGTCAAGCGGCTGCGCCGCGTCCGCGCGAGCCGGCAGAAGGCCCGTGCCGCCCGCAAGCTCGGCTTCGAGATCACGTGA
- a CDS encoding LytR C-terminal domain-containing protein: protein MSTQNTRAVPIRTIIMILISAAIILAAVGVHGLVTRNDDPQAALNAQEEKIQAAATQTAKPAADTPPVCLLSVAKAPVADTRDRLKKAGITVQGENAAAWPNRPAAPRATTVFFDEGGEAAAETVSTAIPGSATAPRPAGLEACEGELAVAVVKK, encoded by the coding sequence GTGAGCACACAGAACACCCGCGCCGTCCCGATCCGGACGATCATCATGATCCTGATCTCGGCCGCGATCATCCTCGCGGCCGTCGGCGTCCACGGGCTCGTGACGCGCAACGACGATCCGCAGGCCGCGCTCAACGCCCAGGAGGAGAAGATCCAGGCCGCCGCCACGCAGACGGCGAAGCCCGCTGCGGACACGCCGCCGGTCTGCCTGCTCTCCGTCGCCAAGGCACCCGTCGCCGACACCCGTGATCGCCTGAAGAAGGCCGGCATCACCGTGCAGGGCGAGAACGCCGCCGCCTGGCCGAACCGGCCCGCCGCGCCGCGCGCGACCACCGTGTTCTTCGACGAGGGCGGCGAGGCCGCCGCCGAGACGGTCTCCACCGCGATCCCCGGATCCGCCACCGCACCGCGGCCCGCGGGGCTCGAGGCGTGCGAGGGTGAGCTCGCCGTCGCCGTCGTGAAAAAGTAG
- the sodC gene encoding superoxide dismutase[Cu-Zn] translates to MTKRQFLAPIAILPVAAIALSGCTTNEEPADSPGTTPAVVTGATVPAQGPVRSLDPNAHGEEPAGGESAPSSGAAEASLVKPDGSSAGKATFSEKDGVVVVDVRVTGLPAGFHGMHIHEVGKCEPNSVAKNGAPGSATNFGSAGGHWQKPGASGHPMTGDLVSIYVNANGTGQTVTSTGAFTLADIKKNAEGNALMIHAGPDNFGNIPSSRYANVVPGQPVPDETTLSTGDAGGRIACGVIKVG, encoded by the coding sequence ATGACGAAGCGTCAGTTCCTCGCCCCGATCGCGATCCTTCCGGTGGCGGCCATCGCCCTGTCGGGCTGCACGACCAACGAGGAGCCCGCGGACAGCCCCGGAACGACGCCCGCCGTCGTCACGGGCGCGACGGTGCCCGCCCAGGGCCCCGTCCGCAGCCTCGACCCCAACGCCCACGGCGAGGAGCCCGCGGGCGGCGAGAGCGCGCCGTCGTCCGGCGCCGCCGAGGCGTCGCTCGTCAAGCCCGACGGCAGCAGCGCCGGCAAGGCCACCTTCTCGGAGAAGGACGGCGTCGTCGTGGTCGACGTGCGCGTCACCGGCCTGCCGGCCGGCTTCCACGGCATGCACATCCACGAGGTGGGCAAGTGCGAGCCGAACTCGGTCGCCAAGAACGGCGCCCCCGGCTCGGCCACCAACTTCGGCTCGGCGGGCGGCCACTGGCAGAAGCCGGGCGCCTCGGGCCACCCGATGACCGGCGACCTGGTCTCGATCTACGTCAACGCCAACGGCACGGGCCAGACGGTCACCAGCACCGGCGCGTTCACCCTCGCGGACATCAAGAAGAACGCCGAGGGCAACGCCCTGATGATCCACGCGGGCCCGGACAACTTCGGCAACATCCCGTCCTCGCGCTACGCCAACGTCGTTCCCGGCCAGCCGGTGCCCGACGAGACCACCCTGAGCACCGGCGACGCCGGCGGGCGCATCGCCTGCGGCGTGATCAAGGTCGGTTAG
- a CDS encoding glutamate--cysteine ligase, producing the protein MEPVAFAASPRPTIGVEWEFALVDRETSDLVSRAGELFDGVRASRPDIASQVHSEMLRNTVEVVTGVCENTAEAMADLAAVIRAVRETSDPMGVELFGAGTHPFAQWNAQQLTENPRYDELIARTQWWGRQMLIWGVHVHVGVNHRDKVLPIISALLNHYPHLLALSASSPMWGGHDTGYASTRAMMFQQLPTAGLPFQFERWSEFERFVHDQKTTGIIDDLNEIRWDIRPACHLGTIEVRICDGMSSFAELEAVVALIHCLVVWLDGRLDAGETLPTLPPWHVQENKWRAARYGLDAIIIQDADNNERLVTEDLDDLLEQLAPIARRLGCTRELEAVAAIPRHGASYQRQRMVADGVCSTDAYRDVVRSVTGELILP; encoded by the coding sequence ATCGAGCCCGTCGCCTTCGCGGCGTCGCCGCGGCCGACGATCGGTGTCGAATGGGAATTCGCACTCGTCGACCGCGAGACCTCGGACCTGGTCAGTAGGGCCGGGGAGCTGTTCGACGGGGTGCGGGCCTCCCGCCCGGACATCGCCTCCCAGGTGCACTCGGAGATGCTCCGCAACACCGTCGAGGTGGTGACGGGCGTCTGTGAGAACACCGCCGAGGCGATGGCGGACCTGGCGGCGGTGATCCGCGCGGTGCGCGAGACCTCCGACCCGATGGGCGTGGAGCTCTTCGGTGCGGGCACGCACCCGTTCGCGCAGTGGAACGCGCAGCAGCTCACCGAGAACCCGCGCTACGACGAGTTGATCGCCCGCACCCAGTGGTGGGGCCGGCAGATGCTGATCTGGGGCGTGCACGTGCACGTCGGGGTGAACCATCGCGACAAGGTGCTGCCGATCATCTCGGCGCTGCTCAACCACTACCCGCACCTGCTGGCGCTCTCCGCCAGCTCTCCGATGTGGGGCGGCCACGACACCGGCTACGCGAGCACCCGCGCGATGATGTTCCAGCAGTTGCCCACCGCGGGCCTGCCCTTCCAGTTCGAGCGGTGGAGCGAGTTCGAGCGCTTCGTGCACGACCAGAAGACGACCGGGATCATCGATGATCTCAACGAGATCCGCTGGGACATCCGGCCCGCGTGCCACCTGGGCACCATCGAGGTGCGGATCTGCGACGGGATGTCCTCGTTCGCGGAGCTCGAGGCCGTGGTCGCGCTGATCCACTGCCTCGTCGTGTGGCTCGACGGCCGGCTCGACGCCGGCGAGACCCTGCCGACGCTGCCGCCGTGGCACGTGCAGGAGAACAAGTGGCGCGCCGCCCGCTACGGCCTCGACGCCATCATCATCCAGGACGCCGACAACAACGAGCGCCTGGTCACCGAGGACCTCGACGACCTGCTCGAGCAGCTGGCGCCCATCGCCCGCCGGCTCGGCTGCACCCGCGAGCTGGAGGCCGTCGCCGCGATCCCGCGCCACGGCGCCTCCTACCAGCGGCAGCGGATGGTCGCCGACGGGGTGTGCAGCACCGACGCGTACCGCGACGTGGTCCGGTCGGTGACCGGCGAGCTGATCCTGCCGTAG